Proteins from a single region of Stutzerimonas stutzeri:
- a CDS encoding methyltransferase — protein MSASPSLLERFHALDRFLTQHQSLWRQRPFVCRTLLWEVDYPELAAWLRARSLADAEAAHNHPTELDAPAPFPQLAAMASQLSQIDELPVGASPAISHRQSVDVPGRKSLQIQAFGARLQFREAPRHWLDWCAGKGHLGRYLAGNGAALTCLEWDDALVEAGAQMSKRMGIVANHQCQDVLAASAAEQLHATHTPIALHACGDLHVRLLQLAIAKQCRQLAVAPCCYNRTQENTYAPLSKAAAGSALQLTRDDLGLPLSETVTAGARERRNRDQSMAWRLGFDTLQRSLRQRDDYLPTPSLPSAWLKKDFSDYCRDLAALKQLPAPGKEDWAALERSGWQRLAEVRNLELVRSLFRRPLELWLLLDRALLLEEQGYRVRLGTFCPHELTPRNLLLLAERA, from the coding sequence ATGTCTGCCTCTCCGTCGCTACTCGAACGCTTCCACGCGCTGGATCGCTTTCTCACCCAGCATCAGTCGCTATGGCGGCAGCGCCCGTTCGTCTGTCGAACACTGCTCTGGGAAGTCGACTACCCCGAACTCGCCGCCTGGCTCCGCGCCCGCTCACTGGCCGACGCTGAAGCCGCGCATAACCACCCAACCGAACTCGACGCGCCGGCCCCTTTCCCCCAGTTGGCCGCCATGGCCAGCCAACTGAGCCAGATCGACGAGCTGCCCGTGGGAGCTTCGCCTGCGATCAGCCATCGGCAGAGCGTGGACGTACCGGGGCGCAAGTCGCTACAAATCCAGGCATTCGGCGCACGCCTGCAGTTTCGCGAAGCACCTCGACATTGGCTGGACTGGTGCGCCGGCAAGGGACATCTCGGCCGGTACCTGGCCGGCAACGGTGCCGCGCTGACTTGCCTGGAGTGGGACGATGCGCTGGTCGAAGCAGGTGCCCAGATGAGCAAACGAATGGGCATCGTGGCGAACCACCAATGCCAGGACGTCCTGGCCGCCAGCGCTGCCGAACAGCTGCACGCCACACATACCCCGATCGCGCTGCATGCCTGCGGCGACCTGCATGTACGGTTGCTACAACTGGCTATCGCCAAACAGTGTCGCCAGCTCGCCGTGGCGCCCTGTTGCTATAACCGCACCCAGGAAAATACTTATGCCCCGCTCTCCAAGGCAGCCGCGGGGTCTGCGCTGCAGCTAACGCGCGACGATCTAGGCCTGCCGCTGAGTGAGACAGTCACCGCCGGCGCCCGGGAACGGCGCAACCGCGATCAGTCCATGGCCTGGCGGCTGGGCTTCGACACGCTGCAGCGTAGCTTGCGCCAGCGAGACGACTACCTGCCAACACCCTCGCTACCCAGTGCCTGGCTGAAGAAGGACTTCTCCGACTATTGCCGCGACCTCGCCGCACTCAAGCAGCTACCCGCGCCGGGCAAAGAAGACTGGGCGGCATTGGAGCGAAGCGGCTGGCAGCGCCTGGCCGAAGTCCGCAACCTGGAGCTGGTGCGCAGCCTGTTCCGCCGCCCGCTGGAACTGTGGCTGCTGCTAGACCGCGCGTTGCTACTCGAGGAACAGGGCTATCGCGTTCGTCTGGGCACCTTCTGCCCCCACGAACTGACGCCGCGAAACTTGCTGCTACTCGCCGAACGCGCCTAA